One genomic segment of Helianthus annuus cultivar XRQ/B chromosome 14, HanXRQr2.0-SUNRISE, whole genome shotgun sequence includes these proteins:
- the LOC110906293 gene encoding uncharacterized protein LOC110906293: MSKDLVASLDKRVEDMQTSIAEFKSQVEEFKAEVDIFQTNTNESVEQVGGDFGELRDDIKLAMQVMQVELKEMFMKELGQVQSNIESKFAETFNELQMELNICKQALANRGDTIISSKSEVPKPYPFVGKREARAVEDFIWEIEQYFEAIDIVDDGKKIKTVTLYLKETATLWWRRKHMEIEKGMCTINTWADFVKEIKKQFYPENAEHDAKIRLRNLRQKGNIKDYINEFTTLVLEIPDLSPKDALIYFVDGLQQWAKTELERRNVQDFSSAISVAENLHDGNENRSTRSAATETGDVKGGGAKPTNQNQYRKNDDRALTLYNKGKAVNQGCFLCDGPHDARDCPKKARLTALIRTDDDEPEETEEVRLGAMQLQVLNAMTEMEGKPLAMANKANPTTVVGNSNGKGLRFVNLEIKGETLEALVDTGASHNFMSTNEARRLGLIRDHTLSLFPAFDMFEDD, encoded by the coding sequence ATGTCCAAGGACTTGGTCGCAAGCTTAGACAAACGTGTGGAAGACATGCAGACATCCATAGCTGAATTCAAGTCACAGGTTGAAGAATTCAAGGCTGAAGTCGACATCTTCCAAACAAACACTAACGAGTCGGTGGAACAAGTAGGTGGAGATTTCGGCGAGTTAAGAGACGACATCAAACTTGCTATGCAAGTCATGCAAGTTGAGTTAAAAGAGATGTTTATGAAGGAGCTGGGGCAAGTACAAAGCAATATAGAGAGCAAGTTTGCTGAAACTTTCAATGAGTTGCAAATGGAGTTAAACATTTGCAAACAAGCACTAGCAAACCGAGGCGACACCATCATTTCTTCAAAGTCTGAAGTCCCAAAGCCATATCCGTTTGTTGGAAAACGGGAGGCGCGAGCCGTTGAAGACTTCATTTGGGAGATTGAGCAGTACTTTGAAGCTATAGACATCGTTGACGATGGCAAGAAAATCAAAACGGTGACCTTATACTTAAAGGAAACCGCGACTCTATGGTGGCGACGAAAGCACATGGAGATCGAAAAAGGTATGTGTACCATCAACACTTGggctgattttgtaaaagaaattaaaaagcaATTTTATCCGGAAAATGCCGAACACGACGCAAAGATTCGTCTACGAAACCTTAGGCAAAAGGGTAACATCAAAGATTATATCAATGAATTCACTACCCTTGTGCTTGAGATTCCGGACTTGTCGCCCAAGGATGCTCTCATATACTTTGTCGACGGCTTGCAACAATGGGCCAAAACTGAACTTGAACGACGAAATGTTCAAGACTTTTCATCGGCAATCTCTGTTGCTGAAAACTTGCACGACGGTAATGAAAATCGTTCGACAAGATCAGCAGCTACAGAGACTGGCGATGTAAAAGGTGGGGGAGCAAAACCCACCAACCAAAATCAATACCGGAAGAATGATGACCGGGCattaacattatataacaaaggAAAAGCCGTAAACCAAGGGTGCTTCCTTTGCGATGGGCCTCATGATGCACGAGACTGCCCAAAGAAAGCCAGACTAACGGCCCTTATAAGGACCGACGATGATGAACCTGAGGAAACCGAAGAGGTGCGCCTAGGTGCAATGCAACTTCAAGTTTTAAATGCTATGACCGAAATGGAAGGAAAACCATTGGCGATGGCAAATAAAGCTAACCCTACAACAGTCGTGGGCAATTCAAATGGAAAAGGTCTTCGTTTCGTCAATCTAGAAATCAAAGGAGAAACCTTAGAAGCATTGGTCGATACCGGTGCTAGCCACAACTTTATGTCAACAAACGAGGCGAGAAGACTCGGCTTAATCCGAGACCATACATTGTCTTTGTTTCCGGCTTTCGATATGTTTGAGGACGACTGA